CATCCCCTAAACTGGAGTGCATGACAGCGGCGAGGCGAAATTTCAATTGATTGTGTTGATAAGAATCTTCATCGACGTCAATTTCCACTTGAATTAAGCGAGGCTCAAAACGTGCGATCAGATCGGCAATATCAGCCACAATCACATCGCTGTTCGATTTGCTTTGTGAACGTGTCACGTTACGCAGACCAATATTCACAATGGTTTTCTTCAATGCTTGGTCATTGGCTTCTGTTGCCCAAATAGGGGCACGGCTGGAAATCAAACCACATACATTTTCAATAATGGCGTCACGTTGGGCGTCCATATCTTCACGCCATGTCTGCGTGAGTTTGGCCATAAGACTCATGCGCTTTCCCCCACTTCTTGGTTCGAGACAGAGGTAGTCAGCACCACTTGCGCATCCATCATTTCGTACTGATATTGAGGTTGAAGCATGATCTGACATAGGTAACGAGTCTGATCGTGTGTGTCTTGTTCTATGCTCACTTTGCACGCCTTTAATGGATAGCGAGCCATGACGGAGTCCTCACCATAATCCACTTCACTGATATAATGTTGGAGCCAGTTTTCGAGCGAACGCTTACAATCAGAAGCACTGTCGTAACGACCAATTTGGTCGCGAATTTGCGCTTTGATGTAGTGACCAAATCGGCACGCCATTAAGTTGGTTTGTAACATCCCCAACATACGAGCCGCTTCATTAGGGGCTTGCCATACCGACTGATTGCTAAAGAAACCTTTCTGCTCTGTAAGGTATAGGCTGCTCAAAGGAACAAAACCTTGCTCGGCCCAAAAACCATCTTCTTCGCTGTACAGGTCGACTTTTGCAGTAAGCGATGTAGAGCCATCAACAATTGCGCCATAAGAGCCGGTTTCGTTGTACGAACGCAAAAATCCAAACCAGCTGATCCGGTCAAACTCTCGAATCACATTCGCGGCCAGTAAGTAGCCACTGTTCCCCCACAAAGCATGGTCACGATCATTGGCTTGGTTATAAATAAACCCCGCAGTGTACTGACGGTATGGCTGGCGCATAAGAAACTCAGGCATCACCAAATGAAGAAAACGAGCAGAGGTTTTTTCACGCAATAGTTGCCAAGATCGGAAGTCTCGGCTGTCTAGAATCCGTTTAATTCTCGCGCTGTCGTGCAGTTGGCGATTGGGGTCATCACCGAAGAAAAACTCATCAAGGCCAAGTACCATTGGGCATAACGCACGCTCGCCTAGCTCTGATAACAGCTGCAAGGTATAAAGATCATCATGGTCTTGCTCATCGCTGTAATCTGAGCTGACTTTGTGATCAACCAACACCAAGCCAAATGGCGTACCACCCGCCGTGTCAAACTCGTTGGAATAGAGCTTTTTAAACAAAGCGGTTTGCTTTATGTCGAACGAGTAATTGAGATCGTTTGAAACCATGTCCCAACTTAGGTCAAGTGTTTTCACTTTGACTCGTCGCTGCGACACGGGCAGCTCAGTCAACATTTGCAGCCCTGACCAACTCGCTTCAAGTTGCTTAAAGTCGTTGTGTTGCATGACTTCAGATAATTGTTCACTGATCGTTTGATCTAGCTGAACGATCAGTTGGGTTAAAAGTGCTTTGAATTGGACACTCTCATTCTCTTTTGCAAGCGGCAATAACTCATGCCAAGCGAGCTTGGCAAGTGCAGGGGAAATCATTGCTATTCGAGATTGAGTTATCATGCAGTGTCCAAATCAAAGCCGTTTAACGGTACACATCGTCGGAAAAAAATCGGGGACTGTCGCCCCCGAATTAAATTAACCTGGGATGTTCGCTACCATGCGCAAGGAAGTGCTGAGCTCTTCCATTTGCAACCAAGGGCGTAAATACGCAACTGCAGAATAGGCACCCGGTCGTCCGGCCTGCTCTTCTACGGTGACCTTCGCTTCAACAAGTGGGTGACGAGCTTTCGCTTCGTTGCCAATTGCGTTCGGGTTAACGTATTGATGAATCCAAGTATTTAGGTCTTTTTCTACATCGTTTGGATCTAGGTTTGAACCGATACGGTCACGTCCCATCACTTTCAAGAACTGAGCAATACGGCTGCTTGCCATGGTGTAAGGCAAGCGCGCTGAAATCGCTGCGTTCGCAGTCGCGTCAGGGTCTGTATAGGTCTTTGGTTTATGAGTCGTTTGAGCCCCCATAAATACGGCGTAGTTGGTATTCTTGTAGTGAACCAATGGTAGGAAACCAAGGTCGCTGAGCTCTTTTTCACGCTCATCAGTGAGATTCACTTCTGTCGGACATTGCTGCAGCAAATCACCGGCATTCGAGTAGTAAGTAAAGTTAGATAAGTTCTCAACCTTACCGCCATTTTCAGTACCACGAATCGCCGTACACCAGCCAAATTGGGTGTACGCTTGAGTCAGCAGTAAACCGAATTCGTATGCCGCGTTGCTCCAAACAAAGTCTTGATCTGATTCAACGATTTGCTGACCGTTTTCACGTGTTTTCAGCTCCTCAAAATCAAACGACTTCACTTGCACAGTCTCAGAACCATAAGGCAAACGAGCAATTGTTTTTGGCAGCGTTAACGCCACGTAACGTGAGTCATCACTTTCTCGGAATGCATTCCAGCTCGCATACGCAGGCGAATCAAAACCAGCCGCTACAGGTTTGCCATCAGCAAAGGTTGCAAAGGAATTGAAATCAAACATGCTTGCATTAGCAGCCGCAACGAATGGGGCATGAGAAGCAGAAGCCACTTCACCCATGTAACGTAGCAGAGCCACGTCTTCGTCGCCGTAACCAAATTCGTAATCACCGATAAGCGCACCGTACGGTTGACCACCAGCAGTACCAAACTCTTCTTGGTAAACCATAGTGAAGAAACGGCTGCGATCGATTGCTGGCGCATCTTCAAACTGCTCTAGCAATTCGTCTTTGGTGTAATCGGCCAACTTAATCTTCAAATCCGGGCCAAGCTCACTATTTTTAACAAGCTTCTGTAGACCTAACCATGTGCCTTCCAGCTTTTGGAAGTCACTGTTTTTCATAACAGAAGACAGTTGCTCTGAAATTTTACTGTCCAGTGCACTAATGGCTTTCTCGATTGTTAGGGTTAAGTTTTTATCCCATGTGACTGTGCCTTCCAACGCTTGCGACGTCAGAATGCTCAATAATTCTTTAGTTGTATCCACCGGCGTTTGTGCCGTTGCAGTGATCGCGCGATCCAAAACGCTCAACGATGCTTGCGCTTCTACAGCACCTTCGGTAGCAGTTAGTTGCTCAGTAGACATTATTCAGCTCCCTCTTTTTTCAAGCCAAGCTCATCAGCTAAACCTTGAATAGCATCAGCACTTTGTAAGACTTCTTTTAGCAAACGTTCTAAATCGCGTGAGCGGTCTGCTTTACTCAGCAGAACTTTCAACTGGTTGCGAGTCTCTACCAGTTGCTTCAGCGGATCGATTTGCTCAACCACGTTCTCTGGGTGAAAGTCTTTCATTGAGCTAAAGTTCATGTTGACTTCAAATTGGCTGTCATCATTCGCCAGTTTGTTATCAACTTTGTAAGAAAGAGTTGGGTTAACTTGGCTCATTACAGTGTCGAAGTTATCTTTATCGATGCCTGTAAATTCACGCTCTTCCAAGTCCACTTTGTCAGACTCTGGTTTGTGACCAGAAAAATCGCCAATAACGCCTACGACGAATGGCAACTCTTTGGTTTCAACTGCGCCGTTGGTTTCTACATCGTAAGTGATGCTCACGCGGTTTTTGCTGACGCGCTTATGTTGTGAATTCAATGCCATAGATGTGTCCTAATTAAGAAATTGCATCGTTGTAAAAAGGTACTTCGCCAAGACGAAGTACCTCACTGTGCGGATTATTTAGAGCCAGACAGCAACTTACCTTGAGGTAGGTTGTAAGTGACGATTCCGCCGTCTTTGATTTCGCCGCCTTCTAGTTCGTAGTTATGTTTCTGAGAAATCTCTACGTAAGACAAAGAAATGCTTTCGAATGGTTGAGAGCCGTCGCTGCCGCTTACGTTGTAAGAAACAAGACGTGCTTTAGATAGCTTCACTTGGAAGTACAATTTCGCGCCAGAACCGTCAGATTCTGGTTTAGTGAACGCGATTTCTACTGTCTTGCCTTCTTTACCTGGGTTAAATAGGTAAGAAAGCAGATCTTCAGACGCACCATCCACTTGTTTTGCGAGGTTAACTTCGCTTAAAGCCACCATGCCCGCATCGGCGTTGTTACCATTACCGATATCCATTGCAACGTTGCGCACACCGCCCCAAGAGTAAGAAGAGATAGCAAACCAACTGTTGCCTTCTAGGCCTTCAACTGTTGCGCCACCTTTAACGTCGACGCCTTCAATACGCATGTAAATACTTGCCATATTTTTTCTTCCTTATTTGCAAAAAAGAGGATCACCAACGAAGGGCTGTTGAGCCTGATGGTGAAGGTTTTTCACTTTGTTGTTTTAATGGAGTATCAGCAGTGGAAGACTCTGATACTTGTCGTTCAACACTGACGGGTTCCGGTTCAATAACCGGAGCCACTGGTGTTGAATTGTTTTTAATGTCGGTCGCGACAATCTCTACATCCGGCAGCAAAACCTGATCGAGGTGATTGAGCCCTGCGGCATTAAAAATTTGGTTAAGCTGATCACCTTGTTGCTCTGCCATCATGTCT
This DNA window, taken from Vibrio tapetis subsp. tapetis, encodes the following:
- a CDS encoding GPW/gp25 family protein: MSLMAKLTQTWREDMDAQRDAIIENVCGLISSRAPIWATEANDQALKKTIVNIGLRNVTRSQSKSNSDVIVADIADLIARFEPRLIQVEIDVDEDSYQHNQLKFRLAAVMHSSLGDEAIVLDSFLDFGRNKLDVRKSNLV
- a CDS encoding type VI secretion system contractile sheath domain-containing protein; this translates as MITQSRIAMISPALAKLAWHELLPLAKENESVQFKALLTQLIVQLDQTISEQLSEVMQHNDFKQLEASWSGLQMLTELPVSQRRVKVKTLDLSWDMVSNDLNYSFDIKQTALFKKLYSNEFDTAGGTPFGLVLVDHKVSSDYSDEQDHDDLYTLQLLSELGERALCPMVLGLDEFFFGDDPNRQLHDSARIKRILDSRDFRSWQLLREKTSARFLHLVMPEFLMRQPYRQYTAGFIYNQANDRDHALWGNSGYLLAANVIREFDRISWFGFLRSYNETGSYGAIVDGSTSLTAKVDLYSEEDGFWAEQGFVPLSSLYLTEQKGFFSNQSVWQAPNEAARMLGMLQTNLMACRFGHYIKAQIRDQIGRYDSASDCKRSLENWLQHYISEVDYGEDSVMARYPLKACKVSIEQDTHDQTRYLCQIMLQPQYQYEMMDAQVVLTTSVSNQEVGESA
- the tssC gene encoding type VI secretion system contractile sheath large subunit; translation: MSTEQLTATEGAVEAQASLSVLDRAITATAQTPVDTTKELLSILTSQALEGTVTWDKNLTLTIEKAISALDSKISEQLSSVMKNSDFQKLEGTWLGLQKLVKNSELGPDLKIKLADYTKDELLEQFEDAPAIDRSRFFTMVYQEEFGTAGGQPYGALIGDYEFGYGDEDVALLRYMGEVASASHAPFVAAANASMFDFNSFATFADGKPVAAGFDSPAYASWNAFRESDDSRYVALTLPKTIARLPYGSETVQVKSFDFEELKTRENGQQIVESDQDFVWSNAAYEFGLLLTQAYTQFGWCTAIRGTENGGKVENLSNFTYYSNAGDLLQQCPTEVNLTDEREKELSDLGFLPLVHYKNTNYAVFMGAQTTHKPKTYTDPDATANAAISARLPYTMASSRIAQFLKVMGRDRIGSNLDPNDVEKDLNTWIHQYVNPNAIGNEAKARHPLVEAKVTVEEQAGRPGAYSAVAYLRPWLQMEELSTSLRMVANIPG
- the tssB gene encoding type VI secretion system contractile sheath small subunit, with translation MALNSQHKRVSKNRVSITYDVETNGAVETKELPFVVGVIGDFSGHKPESDKVDLEEREFTGIDKDNFDTVMSQVNPTLSYKVDNKLANDDSQFEVNMNFSSMKDFHPENVVEQIDPLKQLVETRNQLKVLLSKADRSRDLERLLKEVLQSADAIQGLADELGLKKEGAE
- a CDS encoding type VI secretion system tube protein Hcp translates to MASIYMRIEGVDVKGGATVEGLEGNSWFAISSYSWGGVRNVAMDIGNGNNADAGMVALSEVNLAKQVDGASEDLLSYLFNPGKEGKTVEIAFTKPESDGSGAKLYFQVKLSKARLVSYNVSGSDGSQPFESISLSYVEISQKHNYELEGGEIKDGGIVTYNLPQGKLLSGSK